TATCAATTCGAGCTCGTCTCGGGTGAAATCTCTTTGAGAAGATTCAAAAATGTCCCTGTCTAAAAAAAACGAAAAATCAAAGTTTAATGTTGAATCCAAAAGCGAAAATTTGTTTTGCGCGCCCGTCAAAAAACTGTTGTATTCAAAATTGCGATATTTGTAATGTATTTCTATTATTTGTCCGCTTCTTATAGGAGTTTGGGCGGTAAATCTGACTGAGGCTAAGTCATAATCGACGATGTAGTTTTCAAATTCTTGTTGCACCCCTCCGTCAATCAAAACTATCACGGAGTTTGGTATCAGAAAAACGTGCGAGCCGTCTCTTGCCGTCAAATTGTAAATTCCGCCCTGAAGCCCCGCTCTCGGCTCAAAGCGCATATATCCCGAATTTGTTCCCGAAATCCCTGCAAATACGTTATTTTTGCGCCCGATTTCGTCGTTTCTTAACTCTAAAAAAACACCTTTGGGGGTATAAAGTTCGTTCAATATTCCATCGTTTCGACTTCTTATTTCCAAATCTCCGACAATCGCGCTCCATCGCGGCAGACCGTCTGCTCCGAAATTTTCGACTTTCATATAAATTCTGTCCAATTCACCTATCTCGCTCGTTTGCCCGTCAAGCGAAGACGATTGGTCGTCGATAAAAGCCGAAATTCGCGTGTTTGAGTCGATATACCCGTAAATTTCAACCCGAAGCGTTTGTTCCATAGCGACTTCCCCGTTGCTTCCGACTGAAACGCCGATGGTTTTTGTTCCCTCAAAATTTATCGCTTCGGCTCCGCTCAGCGACCGGTTAGAGCCCTCAAATCCTGCCCCCCATCGGTCGCTGAGCGAAGCCGAAGCGTCCGAAACAAAAACGGGTAAATTTAAGCCGTAAGTTCTTGAAATTCCCGGAAACAGTTCTGTATATTCAATATTGATTTCTTGCCCGGCTCTTACTTCTTCCGCAAAAACAACAGCATTATTTTCTGCGACAAACCGCCAATTCGGGATTTCGCAAGGCTGTTCACAAATTATTCTGACTGAATTCGGGTCAACAATGACATTCGGAAGCGCAATTCTGTTTACAGAGGTGTCGAAAATGAATATAAATTCTCTTTGTTGCGCTCCGAAAACAGCCGCAATCAGAAAAAAAAGTGTAATTATTACTTTTTTCATACGCTATTTTTTGCTTTATGCAATAACGCTTATCAGCGGCAAATCCCACTTATTTGTGTCTGTAGTTTTGGAAATGCGCATTTTTACTCCTTAATTTTTTTTATGAACAACAAAACGCCATATTCTATTATGGAAAATATTATTTTACCACAAGTCAAAGGAGAAAAAGGCAATGAAGCAAATAAAATTAACTGATTTTGAAAATAAATCGACCTTAAACGTCGCTGTCGAAATCGACAAAACAAAACTTATCACAAAAATTTCAGGCGATATTTCGCAAATCGATTTTCCGAAAATATCACCAACGCCGACACGCAAAAACGAACTTTGGACTATCGGCTGTTTTGAGATATTTGTGAGCCAAAACGGCAAATCCTATAACGAATATAATTTCGGGTTCGACGAAAATTGGGAGTGCTTCAATTTTTCGGATTATCGCGAAAATCAAAGTCGTCCTCAAGTTGCCGTCCCTCCGAAAATATCTTGTGAAATTACCGAAAATTTGTTTGTGCAAAAAGTCGAATTCGGCGAAAATATAATAGGCGAAAATCTTTTTTCGATAACTGCCGCAATTAAACTGAAAAGCGGCGAATTTTTGTATTTTGCGAACAAACACTGCGGAGAAAAGGCAGATTTTCATATAGCTGAGGCGAGAGCGCTGATTATATAACACTCTATGTTTTACATTTTTTTGACAGCCTTTAAAAGTTCCATAAACACAGGCACAAGATACGCTTCATCTGTGTTTTGCACTTTTTCTATATTTAAACTTGCCCGTCCGACAATATAACTTTGCGCCTCTTTTATCGCTTTTAGAGGAGATTTTTTCAAAAATTTTCTCAGAACATAAAGTTCTTGAAGTATAATGTTTCTATTCGGATTTATATTTTCAATGTAAAGTCGTTTTCGGGTTAAATTCGGCTCAAAAATGCTTAAATCATCGCCGAATTTTTCTTTACAAAATTCTATTATACGCCAATAATTAGCAATTCTACCGTCATATTCTTTTTGAGGATTTTTTTTGTTGCGACAAGCCGAATTCTCCACATAACGCCAATGGTAAAAACATTCTTCTACATCGGCTATTTTATCGCAATAATACACAACCTGACCAAGCATAAAATCGTCATCACCCAATCCTCTCGGCGGGTAAGATATTTTTTCATAAATTTCGCGTTTAACAAGTTTATTCCAAACAGCCGTAGCAGCTGCAGAACCGCCGAACGAAGCGAGAATTATACGCTCAATTTTACTTTGCGCAAAACCGGGGGCTTTCATAGGAACAATCTCACCATTTCTAGTTCCTGCAAAAAGTCCGCAACAAACCATATCCAAGTCCTGCGAAATAGCCGTCCCCAGCATAACTTCAAGCATATTCGGCTCTATTGTATCATCGCTGTCAATCATAATAACATATCTTCCGTTTGAGTTTTCGAGCCCTGTTTTTCGCGCTAAGGCAACTCCTTCGTTTATTTCTTTATTTACAACGATTATTCTGCTATCTTTTGCCGCATATTCATTAAGAATTGCTAAAGAATTATCAGGAGAAACGTCATTTACACAAACTATCTCTATATTTTTGTAAGTTTGGTTTATTATACTATCAAGACATTGACGCAAATATGCTTCTACATTATAAACAGGGACGATGACGCTTATTAGCGGCAAATCCCGCTTGTGTGTGTGTGTGTGTGTGTGTGTGTTCAAAGATTTCACAAGCCGCATCTTGTATTCCTTTATTTTTTTAGATTTTTTAATTCCCAAATTAAGATACTATTTGCCGCTAAGAAAAAGAGTATATTTTAACAAAAGAGATTTTATTTACATACAACAAACATAGAAATATACTATTTTACTTAGGCGAGAATATTGAAACTTTAACCATCGGCAACATTTTCCCATAACGGCAAAAAATTCCCCGATAGGAAAATTTTTCCTACCACAAATAAAAACAATTCGTAATTTTTAATTCGTAATTCGCAATTAAATATCGCTTGGCACACATTTTGCATATAATTCAAAAAAAAGGAGGGTTGGGTATGTTGCAATCCATTTTGAGCGGTACACAAAGAAATCAGGCGTTGGCAAAAACATTGGACGCAAGAATGGCTCGTCAAAGAGTTATCGCGACAAATATTGCCAATATAAATACGCCGGGATTTCAGCGAAGAGAGGTGACGTTTGAAGACGCGCTTTCTACCGCTATAGATAGGTCGCGGCTCAGAGGCGCAAGAACAAACGGCGCGCACTTACCAATCGGACGAACTGCAATGAACGATGTGCGGCACCACGTAATAACTCCTGTTGATAACACAATGCCGAGCGGCGTAAACAATGTGGATATCGACCACGAAATGGCGCAGCTTGCGGAAAATCAAATCGGATTCAATCACGCGTTGAGATTTATGAGAACCGCGTACGAAAGAATGAATTCGGCAGTTCAATTGCAGTCGATAAGATAAAAGGAGGAGGTAGATTATGTCTATTGAGGGAGTTTTTTCGACAATGAGAATAAGCGCTTCGGGAATGAGAGCGCAAAGAATACAGCAAAGCGTTATTACGTCGAATCTGGCGAACATCGAAACCACGCGAACGCCCGAAGGCGGACCTTTTAAGCGCGAATTTGTGGTTTTTGAAGCGGACGGTCGCGATACAATGACGGCTATCCGCGAAGAAAGAGCATTGGCGATAAGCAAGACAAATCTTAACCATTTAAATATACCGTCCACCAGATTTGCAATGCACGAAGCGCAGGGCGGAATGGGTGTGCGAGTTGCGGAAATTCGGCAGGACAGCCGTGAGCACAGAATGGTGCACAATCCGTCTCACCCCGACGCAAACGAAGAGGGATATGTTGCAATGCCGAACATAAACGTTATTGAAGAAATGACAAATATGATAAACGCCACACGCGCATACGAAGCAAATGCAACAGCATTTAATGCGACAAAACAAATGATGATGGCGGTATTTCAAGGATGAGGGGCGATAATGGATAATCAGGGAAAAGCGAGGTAGTAAATGGAAACACAAGCAACGAGAGGACTTGCGGATTTGCAAGCGGTTATGGCGATGGCGAGGCAGAAAAACCCCGCGCTTGCCCGTACTGCAAATACGACCGCGACCACGACAGACAATCGAGTTTCGTCGCCGCAAAAAACGGGTTCCGCGCAAAAAACGGGGCAAGTTTTGAGAAATACAAGCGATGTATCAGTCCAATCGAGCAAATTAGTGGATTTATTTTACTCAAAAACAGAAAAAACGCAGGAACAAACAATTATTTGCCTTGGTTCTCGTTTTGACGCATACGCATAAATTATTTTTTGAGGAGGTTTTGCTATGGGAAACATTGATGCAATTCGTGCGCTCGGCTCGTCAAGCCAAGTTTCGCCGATGCGCAACGTGCAAAAACCGAGCGAAATGACAGGTCCGAGTTTTAAGGACACTCTTTCGGGTTTTCTTAAAGACGTGAACGCAATGCACCTTAATGCCGACGACAAAGTTATGAGAATGGCTGCAGGCGAAATCACGGATGTCCATCAAGTTATGAACGCCGCCGAAGAGGCAAAAACAGCGTTTAATATGATGATGGAAATGCGGAACAGAGTTATGACGGCTTACGAAGAAGTGATGAGAATGCGACTGTAATTTCTCATCGTACCTTTAAGAGATGAAGGGATTTATGGGAGATTTTTTTAAGCAGCTTCTGGCACAGGTATCGGATGTTTGGCAAAAACTTTCGATGCAACAGCGGGTTATAATCACTGCCCTCACGATACTTATGTTCGTGGGGCTTTTGTGGCTTGCTGTCTGGAACGGCGCGGCAGGCGGAGGCGTTGGCGGCGCTCCGAGCGGGTTTCGTCAACTTCACTCGGGGCTTGCAGTAGAAGACGCGGCGGCAATCGTCGATGGCTTGGAAGCGGCTGGATTTCGGTATCGCTTAACAAATAACGGAACTGCAATATTAGTCGAAGAAAGAAATTTCTACGAAGCGCGAATGGCTCTTGCTCGTCAGGGCGTTCCGTCGAGGCAAACGGGCGCGGGCTGGGAAATTCTCGATAACAGACGCTTCGGCGACACGGATTTCGAACTTCGGCTCAGGTCGCGAAGAGCGCTTGAAGGCGAACTTATGCGCACAATTCGTTCAATAAGCGAGATTGAGGACGTCCGTCTTCACCTTACAATTCCCGAAACTTCACTGTTTTTAGAAGAAAGACAACCTGCAAAAGCGGCGGTTGCAATAAGAATTCGCGCAGGCAGAACGCTCAACCGCAGTCAAATCGACGGAATAGCGTTTTTGGTAGCAAGTAGCGTGGACGGTTTGGCTATAAACAACATTTCCATTGTCGATTTTGAAGGAAGGCTCCTTTCGCGCCCCGTTGACGAAAACGACCCGGGAATGATGGGCGGGCGAAATATGGAAATGCGACAAAACGTAGAAAGGTCGCTCAAAACCAGACTTGAAGCGATGTTTGCTAACGTGTTGGGACACGGAAGAGCGAGTGTAGAAGTCACCGCCGATTTGGATTTTAACAGAGTAGAAAGCACTCTTGAGCGATTTGACCCGGAAAGCAGAGTTGTTCGTTCCGAAGAACGTATAGATATGAGCGTAAGAAACGCACCCGACGGCGACAGAATGAACGAAGTACAACGCTCAAACTTTGAAATCGACAGAACTGTAGAGCGAATTTTGCACGAAGTCGGAACTATCAGACGGCTTTCGGTTGCGGTTATGGTCGATAACGCGCGCAGAAACGGCGAATCCACTCCGAGAACTGTGGAAGAAATGGCGAATTTTGAAACAATGGTGCGAAACGCAATCGGCTTCGACCTCACTCGCGGAGACCAAGTAGCCGTAATAAACGTTCCTTTCGATAACGATATGTGGGCATTGTTTGAAGAGCAGACCGCACTGACTCAACAAGAAGAATTTTGGAGGAGAATTATCAACTATGTTGCTTTAGCGCTTATAGTAATAGTTGTTTTTGTAATGCTCAGAAGCATTGCTAAATCACTCGGAGAAGCGATGAACCCGCCAATCCCGGAAGTCGAAATCCCGAACCTCGAAGATGTAGAAGAGGAGATTATGAATATTCCGCCGCACGTAGCACGTTCAAACGAATTGCTTGAAAAAGTCGAAATTATGACAGAAAACGACCCGCAAAACGTGGCGAAAATAATAAAAGATTGGCTCAACGAGCCCGTATTAGGCAAAAAAGATTAAGTCTTAACGGAGGTTAAAAAGTGTCAGCAAATCAGCCATTTTATGAAGGCGGAGACGCAAAAACAGCAGAAGTAGTATCAGCGGCGCGAAACGTTCCCGGTCCTAAAAAAGCGGCTATAGTTATGGTAGCGCTGGGGAGCGAATCTTCAGCAAAGGTTTTGCGGCATATAGAAGAAAAAGACGTTGAGCTTTTAACAACCGAAATCGCTCGTTTGGGAGATGTTACCCCCGAAATTCGCGAGGCTGTCCTGCAGGAATTCACCGCGCTTTCAATGGCTTATCAGTATCTTTCGCAAGGAGGTGTGGACTACGCACGCGCCATTTTGGAAGACGCACTCGGCTCACGAAAAGCAAAAGAAATTATGGAGCGCGTTCAGCAGAAAATCCGGACAACCGGCTTTAATTTGCTCGAAAAAGTTGACCCCGCGCAACTCGTGAACTTTATGAGAAAAGAGCACCCACAAACAATAGCGCTTCTTTTGGCGCACATGGAACCCAACGCTTCCGCACCCGTTTTGGCACAGTTGGCGCCCGAAATTCAAGTGGACGTAGCGGCGCGAATTGCGCTTATGGATTCGGTCACGCCCGACACATTGGACTTGGTTGAGGAGGTACTTATAGAACAGATTAAATCACTATTCGGCGGCGACGTTTCC
This portion of the Chitinivibrionia bacterium genome encodes:
- the fliG gene encoding flagellar motor switch protein FliG; translated protein: MSANQPFYEGGDAKTAEVVSAARNVPGPKKAAIVMVALGSESSAKVLRHIEEKDVELLTTEIARLGDVTPEIREAVLQEFTALSMAYQYLSQGGVDYARAILEDALGSRKAKEIMERVQQKIRTTGFNLLEKVDPAQLVNFMRKEHPQTIALLLAHMEPNASAPVLAQLAPEIQVDVAARIALMDSVTPDTLDLVEEVLIEQIKSLFGGDVSEIGGVKAVAEMLNNIDRSSEKNILDNLERENPSLAMEIKNLMFVFEDIMLLDNASMRLVLKKIDQKHLPKALKGASPELQEKFTSNMSNRASEMLLEEISYLGPLRLKEVEEVQQIIVDVVRKLEEEGEIIISGRGGSEEIIV
- the fliF gene encoding flagellar M-ring protein FliF, whose translation is MGDFFKQLLAQVSDVWQKLSMQQRVIITALTILMFVGLLWLAVWNGAAGGGVGGAPSGFRQLHSGLAVEDAAAIVDGLEAAGFRYRLTNNGTAILVEERNFYEARMALARQGVPSRQTGAGWEILDNRRFGDTDFELRLRSRRALEGELMRTIRSISEIEDVRLHLTIPETSLFLEERQPAKAAVAIRIRAGRTLNRSQIDGIAFLVASSVDGLAINNISIVDFEGRLLSRPVDENDPGMMGGRNMEMRQNVERSLKTRLEAMFANVLGHGRASVEVTADLDFNRVESTLERFDPESRVVRSEERIDMSVRNAPDGDRMNEVQRSNFEIDRTVERILHEVGTIRRLSVAVMVDNARRNGESTPRTVEEMANFETMVRNAIGFDLTRGDQVAVINVPFDNDMWALFEEQTALTQQEEFWRRIINYVALALIVIVVFVMLRSIAKSLGEAMNPPIPEVEIPNLEDVEEEIMNIPPHVARSNELLEKVEIMTENDPQNVAKIIKDWLNEPVLGKKD
- the fliE gene encoding flagellar hook-basal body complex protein FliE, which gives rise to MGNIDAIRALGSSSQVSPMRNVQKPSEMTGPSFKDTLSGFLKDVNAMHLNADDKVMRMAAGEITDVHQVMNAAEEAKTAFNMMMEMRNRVMTAYEEVMRMRL
- the flgC gene encoding flagellar basal body rod protein FlgC, with product MSIEGVFSTMRISASGMRAQRIQQSVITSNLANIETTRTPEGGPFKREFVVFEADGRDTMTAIREERALAISKTNLNHLNIPSTRFAMHEAQGGMGVRVAEIRQDSREHRMVHNPSHPDANEEGYVAMPNINVIEEMTNMINATRAYEANATAFNATKQMMMAVFQG
- a CDS encoding glycosyltransferase; translated protein: MRLVKSLNTHTHTHTHKRDLPLISVIVPVYNVEAYLRQCLDSIINQTYKNIEIVCVNDVSPDNSLAILNEYAAKDSRIIVVNKEINEGVALARKTGLENSNGRYVIMIDSDDTIEPNMLEVMLGTAISQDLDMVCCGLFAGTRNGEIVPMKAPGFAQSKIERIILASFGGSAAATAVWNKLVKREIYEKISYPPRGLGDDDFMLGQVVYYCDKIADVEECFYHWRYVENSACRNKKNPQKEYDGRIANYWRIIEFCKEKFGDDLSIFEPNLTRKRLYIENINPNRNIILQELYVLRKFLKKSPLKAIKEAQSYIVGRASLNIEKVQNTDEAYLVPVFMELLKAVKKM
- the flgB gene encoding flagellar basal body rod protein FlgB produces the protein MLQSILSGTQRNQALAKTLDARMARQRVIATNIANINTPGFQRREVTFEDALSTAIDRSRLRGARTNGAHLPIGRTAMNDVRHHVITPVDNTMPSGVNNVDIDHEMAQLAENQIGFNHALRFMRTAYERMNSAVQLQSIR